One Globicephala melas chromosome 6, mGloMel1.2, whole genome shotgun sequence genomic window carries:
- the STOML2 gene encoding stomatin-like protein 2, mitochondrial isoform X2 — protein MDPYKASYGVEDPEYAVTQLAQTTMRSELGKLSLDKVFRERESLNANIVDAINQAADCWGIRCLRYEIKDIHVPPRVKESMQMQVEAERRKRATVLESEGTRESAINVAEGKKQAQILASEAEKAEQINQAAGEASAVLAKAKAKAEAIRILAAALTQHNGDAAASLTVAEQYVSAFSKLAKDSNTILLPSNPGDVTSMVAQAMGVYGALTKAPVPGAQDSVSSRSSRDVQSTDASLDEELDRVKLS, from the exons ATGGACCCTTACAAG GCAAGCTATGGTGTGGAGGACCCTGAGTATGCTGTCACCCAGCTAGCTCAGACAACCATGAGATCAGAGCTCGGCAAACTCTCTCTGGACAAAGTCTTCCGG GAGCGGGAGTCCCTGAATGCTAACATCGTGGATGCTATCAACCAGGCTGCTGACTGCTGGGGCATCCGCTGCCTCCGTTATGAGATCAAGGATATCCATGTGCCACCCCGGGTGAAAGAGTCCATGCAGATGCAG GTGGAGGCAGAGCGGCGGAAACGGGCCACAGTTCTAGAGTCTGAGGGGACTCGAGAGTCGGCCATCAACGTGGCAGAGGGGAAGAAGCAGGCACAGATCCTGGCCTCTGAGGCAGAAAAGGCTGAACAAATAAATCAGGCAGCAG GAGAGGCCAGTGCAGTTCTGGCCAAGGCCAAGGCTAAAGCTGAAGCTATTCGCATCCTGGCTGCAGCTCTGACACAACAT AATGGAGATGCAGCAGCCTCCCTGACTGTGGCTGAGCAGTATGTCAGCGCATTCTCTAAACTGGCCAAGGACTCCAACACTATCCTGCTGCCCTCCAACCCCGGCGACGTCACCAGTATGGTGGCTCAG gccATGGGTGTGTATGGGGCCCTCACCAAAGCCCCGGTGCCAGGAGCCCAGGACTCAGTCTCCAGCAGGAGCAGCAGAGATGTCCAGAGCACAGATGCAAGTCTTGATGAGGAACTTGATCGAGTCAAGCTGAGTTAA
- the ATOSB gene encoding atos homolog protein B, protein MRHVQAEPSPSSEPEAGPSQPAVRQGALQGGLLMGYSPAGGATSPGVYQVSIFSPPAGASEPHRALKRPAPPTEGPRELKRGPGLGAREGLPPEEPPTLGLLGPEGLGLGLGVASQHFCHHGLCVVEQGGSSTSPWTSGAPSPPWPPSNASCSTLHTRDWVSPHPGGQGSLGESPGPAPPGQLHTLDTDLHSLAQIGGKSLVAGVGNGGSPWPRESPGTANGHSPEHTPPGPGPPGPCPTKRRLLPAGEAPDVSSEDEGPAPRRRRGTLGHPPAANSSDAKATPFWSHLLPGPKEPVLDPTDCSPMGRRLKGACRLKLSSLRSLRKRPGLLSTPSASPVPTPAISRTLLGNFEESLLRGRFAPSGHIEGFTAEIGASGSYCPQHVTLPVTVTFFDVSEQNAPAPFLGVVDLNPLGRKGYSVPKVGTIQVTLFNPNQTVVKMFLVTFDFSDMPAAHMTFLRHRLFLVPVGEEGNASPTRCLLCYLLHLRFRSSRSGRLSLHGDIRLLFSRRSLELDTGLPYELQAVTEAPHNPRYSPLP, encoded by the exons ATGCGCCACGTGCAGGCGGAGCCGTCTCCATCCTCAGAGCCAGAGGCTGGCCCTTCACAGCCTGCAGTCAGGCAGGGGGCCCTCCAGGGTGGCCTGCTCATGGGCTACAGCCCGGCGGGGGGGGCAACATCCCCCGGGGTCTACCAGGTATCCATCTTTTCCCCTCCAGCTGGTGCCTCCGAGCCTCATAGGGCCCTGAAACGGCCAGCCCCACCCACTGAGGGTCCCCGGGAGCTGAAgagaggccctgggctgggggccagaGAGGGACTACCCCCTGAAGAACCACCTACTCTGGGGCTATTGGGCCCAGAGGGACTGGGGCTGGGACTAGGCGTGGCCAGCCAACATTTCTGCCATCATGGCCTCTGTGTTGTGGAACAGGGAGGTAGTTCCACCTCACCTTGGACTTCAGGGGCCCCGAGTCCCCCCTGGCCCCCATCAAATGCTTCCTGCAGTACTTTGCACACCAGAGACTGGGTTTCCCCACATCCTGGGGGACAGGGGTCCCTGGGGGAGTCCCCAGGGCCAGCCCCTCCGGGCCAGCTGCACACACTTGACACTGATTTGCACAGTCTTGCACAAATAGGGGGTAAGAGCCTAGTGGCTGGGGTGGGCAATGGGGGCAGCCCCTGGCCTAGGGAGTCCCCTGGCACTGCCAATGGGCACAGCCCCGAGCACACACCCCCTGGCCCTGGACCTCCAGGCCCCTGTCCCACCAAGCGAAGGCTGCTTCCAGCTGGAGAAGCCCCGGATGTCAGCTCTGAGGATGAGGGGCCAGCCCCTCGGAGGCGCCGGGGAACCCTGGGCCACCCTCCTGCTGCCAACAGTTCTGATGCCAAAGCCACACCCTTCTGGAGCCACCTGCTGCCTGGGCCCAAGGAGCCTGTGCTG GACCCAACAGACTGCAGTCCCATGGGGCGGAGGCTGAAAGGTGCCTGTCGCCTGAAGCT GAGCTCCCTTCGAAGCCTCCGGAAGAGGCCAGGCCTGCTGAGCACCCCCAGTGCCTCCCCTGTTCCTACCCCCGCCATCAGCCGTACCCTGTTGGGCAACTTTGAG gaaTCATTGCTGCGAGGACGCTTTGCACCATCTGGCCACATTGAGGGCTTCACAGCAGAGATTGGAGCTAGTGGATCCTACTGCCCTCAGCATGTCACGCTGCCTGTCACTGTCACCTTCTTTGATGTTTCTGAGCAAAATGCCCCGGCTCCCTTCCTG GGCGTCGTGGACCTGAACCCCCTGGGGAGGAAGGGTTACAGCGTGCCCAAGGTGGGCACCATCCAAGTG ACCTTATTTAACCCCAACCAGACTGTGGTGAAGATGTTCCTCGTGACCTTTGACTTCTCGGACATGCCTGCTGCCCATATGACCTTCCTGCGTCATCGCCTCTTTTTGGTGCCTGTGGGTGAGGAGGGGAATGCTAGCCCCACCCGCTGCCTCCTCTGCTACTTGTTGCACCTCAG GTTCCGGAGCTCCCGCTCAGGCCGCTTAAGCCTGCATGGAGACATCCGCCTGCTTTTTTCCCGCCGGAGCCTGGAACTGGACACAGGGCTCCCCTACGAACTGCAGGCTGTGACTGAGGCCCCTCACAATCCACGTTATTCACCTTTGCCCTGA
- the STOML2 gene encoding stomatin-like protein 2, mitochondrial isoform X1 — protein MLARSVRASGALLLRGSVQASGRAARRASSGLPRNTVVLFVPQQEAWVVERMGRFHRILEPGLNILIPVLDRIRYVQSLKEIVINVPEQSAVTLDNVTLQIDGVLYLRIMDPYKASYGVEDPEYAVTQLAQTTMRSELGKLSLDKVFRERESLNANIVDAINQAADCWGIRCLRYEIKDIHVPPRVKESMQMQVEAERRKRATVLESEGTRESAINVAEGKKQAQILASEAEKAEQINQAAGEASAVLAKAKAKAEAIRILAAALTQHNGDAAASLTVAEQYVSAFSKLAKDSNTILLPSNPGDVTSMVAQAMGVYGALTKAPVPGAQDSVSSRSSRDVQSTDASLDEELDRVKLS, from the exons ATGCTGGCGCGCTCGGTGCGGGCGTCTGGGGCCCTTTTGCTGAGG GGCTCCGTGCAGGCTTCTGGCCGTGCTGCGCGCCGCGCCTCCTCTGGATTGCCCCGAAACACCGTGGTGCTGTTTGTGCCGCAGCAGGAGGCTTGGGTGGTGGAGCGAATGGGCCGATTCCACCGCATCTTGGAGCCT GGCTTGAATATCCTCATCCCTGTGTTAGACCGGATCCGATATGTGCAGAGTCTCAAGGAAATTGTCATCAACGTGCCTGAGCAGTCTGCCGTGACTCTTG ACAATGTAACTCTGCAAATCGATGGAGTCCTTTACCTGCGCATCATGGACCCTTACAAG GCAAGCTATGGTGTGGAGGACCCTGAGTATGCTGTCACCCAGCTAGCTCAGACAACCATGAGATCAGAGCTCGGCAAACTCTCTCTGGACAAAGTCTTCCGG GAGCGGGAGTCCCTGAATGCTAACATCGTGGATGCTATCAACCAGGCTGCTGACTGCTGGGGCATCCGCTGCCTCCGTTATGAGATCAAGGATATCCATGTGCCACCCCGGGTGAAAGAGTCCATGCAGATGCAG GTGGAGGCAGAGCGGCGGAAACGGGCCACAGTTCTAGAGTCTGAGGGGACTCGAGAGTCGGCCATCAACGTGGCAGAGGGGAAGAAGCAGGCACAGATCCTGGCCTCTGAGGCAGAAAAGGCTGAACAAATAAATCAGGCAGCAG GAGAGGCCAGTGCAGTTCTGGCCAAGGCCAAGGCTAAAGCTGAAGCTATTCGCATCCTGGCTGCAGCTCTGACACAACAT AATGGAGATGCAGCAGCCTCCCTGACTGTGGCTGAGCAGTATGTCAGCGCATTCTCTAAACTGGCCAAGGACTCCAACACTATCCTGCTGCCCTCCAACCCCGGCGACGTCACCAGTATGGTGGCTCAG gccATGGGTGTGTATGGGGCCCTCACCAAAGCCCCGGTGCCAGGAGCCCAGGACTCAGTCTCCAGCAGGAGCAGCAGAGATGTCCAGAGCACAGATGCAAGTCTTGATGAGGAACTTGATCGAGTCAAGCTGAGTTAA